The following is a genomic window from Sphingomonas sinipercae.
CGCTTGAAGCGCGGGCCTTCAGCGAAGCGCGCGATGATTTTCGCAAGGCGGGCGCGCAAGTGATCGGCATGTCGGCCGACGACCTGCCGACGCTGAAGCGCTTTTCGGTCGAGGAGTGCCGCAACGCCTTTCCCGTCGCCACCGCGACGCGCGCTACGATCAAGGCTTACGATGTCGCAATGCCGGTGGTGAACAATCTCAGCACCATGTCCAATCGCACGTCCTACGTCATCGCGCCGAACGGCAAGATCGTCTTTGTCCATTCCGATCTCAATTGGAGCGAGCACGTCAAGAAGACGCTGGCGGCGGTCGAAGGGCTCAAAGGGAAGTCGTAATTTCGGCTCTGGGCGATTGGCTTTTGTTGCGTTACTGGAACTAGTCGCCTGCCCAGGCGCTATAGCCGACTCAGGTTCGATCAATAGGGGTAAGCTTAGATGAAAAAATTCACCGTACTCGCAGTAGCCGTTGGCCTTGGTTCGCTGGCTGCCTGCAACCAGAGCCCGCAAGAGCAAAAGGCCGACAACATCGAGGCCAATGCCGAAGCCACGGCCGACAACCTTGAGGAAGCGGCCGACAACGCCACGACCGAAGCTGGCGAAGACGCCCTGGAAAACAAGGCCGACGCCACGCGTGAAGCCGGCGAAGAAAAGGCCGATTCGGTCCGCGAAAGCGCGGACGCCGACGGCAACAGCGCCAACTAAGCTCGACGCAGAGCACGCGTCGCGGGGCGTCCTTTGGGCGCCCCGTTTGCGTTTCGGCTCACCGCGCCGAGCGGTGGAACAGCCACGCAGCGCCTAACCAGAGCGCAACGAAGACGGCGGTGATCGGTCCGGTCACCGGATCCTGGGGGTAGCCGATCGCACCCGTGACGCCGTGGGCAGCCGCCGCCGCCGTCAGCAACACGGCCATGGGCTTGGCCCGCATCCGGACGGCCAGCGCGCCAATCAGCACCAGCGGCGGGATCGCCAGCAGCGCGATGTTGAGCGGCGAAGACCCGTCGCCGATATATCCGACCGCAAGGTCGCTCCAGACCAGCAGGAAACCAGTACCGATCGCCGTCAGGGCGCCTAGCCGCTGTGCCCAGTTACGGGCCGCGCGCATCGCCAGCTCGACGACCAGGCCGACGGTGCCGATCAGGCCCGCGGCGAAAACGAAATCGCTAAGCGTCCAGTTGACGCCGGCGTCCGGCGCCAGCCGCATCGCCACCAGCGGCAGCAGGATCAATGCGACCGCGCCGCCCCATCCGACATAGCGTACCCAGCCCAAGTCGCGTTGGTGATTTTCAATCGTGTTCATCGCCGTGCATCCCTTCATTTCACTGGCGGCGAGGTAGCGCGCCGTCGAATGAGCGGCATGAGCGACGGGTGAGCAATCGCTGAAAAGCGTTGGAGCGGTCGCCGTGGACTTCGCGCCCCAGGCTAGCGCTCGCAAACGTCCGGCGTTCCAGTCGAAGAGATTCGCGCGAACGTGTCAGGCGAAGTGCTGATGACGATCCCGCGCGACTTGCAGTCACGCAGCTGGAACCGCACCTTGCGGGACCGGAAGTCGAGCGAGACTCGGCGGAATGATTTCAGAAGGTCGGTGCCCAGCAGCAGCGCCGGCT
Proteins encoded in this region:
- a CDS encoding peroxiredoxin; translation: MHKFLIGLSIAAVAAPASAALPVGATAPNFTTVGALAGRPFRFQLAQLLKRGPVVLYFYPKAFTKGCTLEARAFSEARDDFRKAGAQVIGMSADDLPTLKRFSVEECRNAFPVATATRATIKAYDVAMPVVNNLSTMSNRTSYVIAPNGKIVFVHSDLNWSEHVKKTLAAVEGLKGKS